The following are encoded in a window of Rhodothermia bacterium genomic DNA:
- a CDS encoding T9SS type A sorting domain-containing protein, protein MKEIFFALISLLWLPHFGYSQTPLEWKKWFPLQVGNFWQYKIEQDFLGGYWDWYIPRDSVVGNEHYYLLREHAHSLSGNVHNYFSAGQFNHSQWVRYDDSTRSVVALVQKNDSITEEVWRYFTYRMEEEPFEINQKDTTDNFFPASCMWFRNYFLVGQEVLVSQDVIRGVALKRNCWLHVFGVGANLLHNLGLIREGGCEGSCSEISLVYAKVDGKEYGMRKIVRNELTLPVSHKFVLHSVFPNPFVDEVGLLWEADIPSFYQLRIFDVLGREAVAQDLGWNEKGMQQNTLEVRHLPNGFYLVKLINSKGQSIQKRLIKQK, encoded by the coding sequence ATGAAAGAAATATTTTTCGCGCTAATAAGCTTGTTGTGGCTTCCACATTTTGGCTATTCCCAAACCCCCTTGGAATGGAAGAAGTGGTTCCCGCTACAGGTTGGGAATTTTTGGCAGTATAAAATAGAACAAGACTTCTTAGGAGGGTATTGGGATTGGTACATACCCCGTGACTCTGTTGTGGGAAATGAGCATTACTACCTACTGCGCGAACATGCCCATTCTTTGAGTGGAAATGTCCATAATTATTTTTCTGCTGGTCAATTTAACCATTCTCAATGGGTTCGATATGACGACTCAACGAGGAGTGTTGTGGCATTGGTGCAAAAAAATGACAGCATAACTGAAGAAGTCTGGCGTTATTTTACTTATAGGATGGAAGAAGAGCCTTTTGAAATCAACCAAAAAGATACCACTGACAATTTCTTTCCTGCATCATGTATGTGGTTTCGAAATTACTTCTTAGTAGGGCAAGAAGTATTGGTTAGTCAAGATGTGATTAGGGGCGTTGCCCTTAAAAGGAATTGCTGGCTTCATGTCTTTGGTGTAGGTGCAAATTTGTTGCATAACCTTGGCCTAATCCGAGAGGGCGGATGTGAGGGATCGTGTAGTGAGATTTCCCTAGTTTATGCGAAAGTGGATGGAAAAGAATATGGCATGCGGAAAATAGTAAGGAACGAATTAACCTTACCTGTTTCGCACAAATTTGTTCTCCATAGTGTGTTTCCAAATCCTTTCGTTGATGAGGTTGGGCTGTTGTGGGAGGCGGACATACCTTCTTTTTATCAATTGCGCATTTTTGATGTGCTGGGGCGTGAGGCGGTTGCGCAAGATTTAGGATGGAATGAAAAGGGTATGCAACAAAACACGTTAGAAGTCCGCCATCTTCCAAATGGTTTTTATCTCGTAAAACTGATTAACAGTAAAGGCCAGTCCATTCAAAAGAGGCTGATTAAACAAAAATAA
- a CDS encoding long-chain fatty acid--CoA ligase, with product MQKTLLQLVEEGYPLNKSGVCMAVKRDGKWVETSIEDFRKNVARVAMGLYDLGIRKGDRVGLHSENSTEWILCDQAILSLGAVTVPIYATQPGDQIKYILEDSEAKVHITSSEKLFKAFAPFVDTLPDIKLVGILDRFHPRMMTLDELKERGKERLRNDDTVYPAMVAEVHPEDLATLIYTSGTTGMPKGVMLTHWNIVSNVIAVKEHGFFVNTEEHGGGKLLSYLPLSHIFERCMTFLAISSGFPMYFIPNIDTFTVDIQEVKPVHFTTVPRLLEKVYTGIQTKVEATPGAKGKLARWAFEKANNYNVGDPKTGLGWKLADKLVLSKFRELFGGNLVGVTSGGAALPAKIMRFMNGIGIPTAQGYGLTETSPVLTIYNKDRLVAGSAGVVLKGVEIKLIPVEGGVDGEGEILAKGPNIMKGYYKKPAETAEVLSEDGWFATGDIGRFDESGNLFITDRKKELLKLSTGKYIAPAPIENELVLTPEIEQAIVIGNGQKFCSALLVLNVPALLHELKERGHILTEDQVWDHPEAHNHLMKVIKSCNHKLPHWEQIKDFRLLKEPFSIEGGELTPKLSMKRRVIQEKYGEVIATMYQE from the coding sequence ATGCAAAAAACGCTCCTGCAATTGGTCGAAGAAGGTTATCCCCTCAATAAATCGGGGGTTTGTATGGCCGTAAAACGTGATGGGAAATGGGTCGAGACCTCGATCGAGGATTTCCGCAAAAATGTGGCCAGAGTTGCTATGGGTCTTTATGATCTGGGAATCCGCAAAGGGGATCGTGTTGGCCTACACAGTGAAAACAGCACTGAATGGATTCTCTGCGACCAAGCCATTCTCTCCTTAGGTGCTGTTACGGTTCCGATTTATGCCACCCAGCCGGGCGATCAGATCAAGTACATTTTAGAGGACTCGGAGGCGAAAGTCCATATAACCTCCTCCGAGAAGTTATTCAAGGCTTTTGCCCCCTTTGTAGATACGTTACCGGATATAAAATTAGTGGGCATTTTAGACCGTTTCCATCCTCGTATGATGACGCTCGATGAGTTGAAGGAGCGAGGTAAAGAACGCTTGCGCAATGATGATACCGTTTATCCGGCGATGGTGGCGGAGGTACATCCTGAAGATTTGGCCACGTTGATTTATACCTCTGGAACCACCGGAATGCCCAAGGGGGTGATGCTCACCCATTGGAACATAGTATCGAACGTGATTGCGGTCAAAGAGCATGGCTTCTTTGTAAATACCGAGGAGCATGGTGGCGGGAAATTGTTGTCCTATTTGCCGTTGTCGCATATTTTTGAGCGATGTATGACCTTTTTAGCGATTAGCAGTGGCTTCCCAATGTACTTTATTCCCAATATTGACACCTTCACGGTAGATATTCAGGAGGTGAAGCCCGTACACTTTACTACGGTTCCGCGTCTGTTGGAAAAGGTTTATACCGGCATTCAAACAAAGGTCGAGGCTACTCCGGGGGCAAAAGGAAAATTGGCCAGATGGGCATTTGAAAAAGCCAATAATTACAACGTTGGGGATCCCAAAACAGGATTGGGCTGGAAACTGGCGGATAAATTGGTCTTGTCCAAGTTTCGGGAACTCTTCGGGGGGAATCTTGTGGGTGTTACCAGTGGTGGCGCAGCCTTGCCTGCCAAGATCATGCGTTTTATGAATGGTATCGGCATCCCAACCGCACAAGGGTATGGACTTACAGAAACCAGCCCTGTGTTAACCATCTACAACAAAGATCGGTTGGTGGCCGGATCTGCGGGCGTTGTGCTTAAAGGCGTAGAAATTAAACTCATTCCTGTGGAAGGTGGGGTAGATGGGGAAGGCGAAATCTTGGCGAAAGGCCCCAATATCATGAAGGGTTACTATAAAAAACCCGCAGAGACCGCCGAGGTCCTCTCTGAAGATGGCTGGTTTGCAACCGGAGATATTGGGCGATTTGATGAGAGCGGTAATTTGTTCATCACAGATCGGAAAAAAGAACTACTTAAACTCTCCACTGGTAAGTACATTGCACCAGCACCGATTGAAAATGAATTGGTACTGACGCCCGAAATTGAGCAAGCGATTGTAATTGGAAATGGCCAGAAGTTCTGTTCTGCCTTGTTGGTCTTGAATGTACCGGCATTGCTCCATGAACTTAAAGAAAGGGGTCACATACTTACCGAAGATCAGGTTTGGGATCATCCAGAGGCGCATAACCACCTGATGAAGGTGATTAAATCGTGCAACCATAAGTTACCACATTGGGAGCAAATAAAAGATTTCCGTTTGTTGAAGGAGCCTTTTAGCATTGAAGGCGGCGAATTGACCCCGAAACTTTCGATGAAGCGACGGGTGATTCAGGAAAAATATGGGGAGGTGATTGCCACTATGTACCAAGAATAA
- a CDS encoding hydroxymethylglutaryl-CoA reductase, with product MFVPSLLLKQLYTFGSLKNAPEGVSFQIKNRLSDAEIVKINSVSLEGKEVTLEKVTLVTSDGGEVHPSNVSKENPILLPLRETLSVVVGVPPLSPGKHQIEVVFEAKPFGKLKLKVEDGLSETKHEVKIPRDDRDDYSEGAIKGRQQFIKEQTGHQVQHINHYSFDPHITQGNIEHFTGVAQIPIGLAGPMLVNGEYAQGEFVVPMATTEGTLVASYNRGIKVMNLSGGVKCTVMQDAMQRAPVFVFDDARGARHFVSWVQDHFAEIAEHAEATSSVAKLKEIDAYLSNKFAYLRFNYRTGDAAGQNMVGRATFAACSWILDTYKDHHVAHFYLESNFATDKKASQINIMRTRGKRVTAECVVKRSVLQQIMRVEPEQLVYHSQVANIGSILSGANNNGCHSANGITAIFIATGQDVANVSESSAGILFSEVTKEGDLYISITIPSLIIATFGGGTGLATQRECLEILGCYGRNGVYKLAEIIAGVVLAGELSLGSAISSSDWVSSHEQYGRNR from the coding sequence ATGTTTGTACCCAGCCTACTCTTGAAACAACTTTATACCTTTGGAAGTCTTAAGAATGCACCGGAAGGTGTTTCCTTCCAAATTAAAAACCGACTAAGCGATGCCGAAATCGTTAAGATTAATAGCGTATCTCTTGAAGGCAAAGAAGTTACCTTAGAAAAAGTAACGCTCGTTACGTCGGATGGTGGGGAAGTACACCCATCAAATGTGAGTAAAGAAAATCCGATTTTGTTGCCTCTTCGGGAAACCCTATCGGTGGTTGTGGGTGTTCCACCACTTTCTCCGGGAAAACACCAAATTGAAGTGGTTTTTGAGGCCAAGCCGTTTGGTAAGCTAAAACTCAAGGTGGAAGATGGGTTAAGCGAAACAAAACACGAGGTTAAAATCCCACGTGACGACCGTGATGACTATAGTGAGGGCGCCATTAAGGGACGTCAGCAATTTATCAAAGAACAAACGGGTCATCAAGTCCAGCACATTAACCATTATTCCTTTGATCCGCACATCACGCAAGGTAATATCGAGCATTTTACGGGTGTGGCGCAAATACCAATCGGGCTTGCGGGCCCCATGTTGGTCAATGGCGAATATGCACAAGGCGAATTTGTGGTACCGATGGCCACGACGGAAGGCACATTGGTGGCATCCTACAACCGTGGCATTAAGGTGATGAACCTATCTGGCGGGGTCAAGTGTACCGTCATGCAAGATGCCATGCAACGCGCCCCCGTCTTTGTGTTTGATGACGCCAGAGGGGCGAGACACTTTGTTTCTTGGGTGCAAGATCATTTTGCCGAGATTGCAGAACATGCCGAGGCAACAAGTAGTGTCGCTAAACTAAAAGAAATTGACGCCTATTTGTCTAATAAATTTGCCTATCTGCGCTTTAATTACCGAACAGGGGATGCGGCCGGGCAAAACATGGTTGGACGTGCTACCTTTGCTGCTTGTAGTTGGATATTAGATACCTATAAAGACCACCATGTCGCTCATTTTTACCTCGAATCCAACTTTGCGACAGATAAAAAAGCCTCACAGATCAATATTATGCGGACGCGCGGCAAGCGGGTAACAGCAGAGTGTGTGGTTAAGCGAAGTGTCTTGCAACAAATCATGCGGGTGGAGCCAGAGCAATTGGTCTATCATAGCCAAGTGGCCAATATTGGTTCTATTTTGTCTGGCGCAAACAACAACGGTTGCCACTCGGCAAATGGCATCACGGCGATTTTTATTGCCACCGGACAAGATGTGGCCAACGTTTCGGAGTCTTCAGCGGGAATTTTGTTTAGTGAAGTGACCAAAGAAGGCGATTTGTACATCTCTATCACGATTCCCTCCTTAATTATTGCCACATTTGGCGGCGGAACGGGGTTGGCTACGCAGCGGGAATGCCTTGAAATATTGGGTTGTTACGGACGAAATGGGGTCTATAAACTTGCCGAAATTATTGCGGGTGTGGTCTTGGCCGGAGAACTTAGCCTTGGTTCGGCAATTTCTTCCTCGGATTGGGTTTCCAGTCATGAGCAATATGGTCGAAACCGATGA
- a CDS encoding serine hydrolase: MTLKKFLVLFLVFGLSSLPAFGQPLKKDVLLEKQLLELVKPFKGTVGIYVQHLKRGRFAAVNPDTLFPTASMIKVPIMAGLFDKIQKGEIKYHDTWTYKDSLLYAGEDILGSFKDGEKISVSKVAMLMITTSDNTASLWCQLMAGTGTAINAFMETNGFAQTRVNSRTPGREAIRSKFGWGVTTPREMTELMIRIRQGKLISPAASEEMYRNLTRIYWNDEALSQIPPYVQVASKQGAVDRSRSETVLVNAPSGDYAFTVITKNQTDTLWTYDNEGYVLLRRVSALLWKHFEPKSPWKPTDGMKIFWD; encoded by the coding sequence ATGACTCTGAAGAAGTTTTTGGTCTTATTCCTTGTTTTTGGGCTTTCAAGTTTACCCGCCTTTGGACAACCGCTTAAAAAAGACGTGCTTTTAGAAAAGCAGTTATTGGAATTGGTCAAACCTTTCAAGGGAACGGTTGGAATTTATGTACAGCACCTCAAGCGCGGTCGCTTTGCTGCGGTCAATCCAGATACCTTGTTTCCTACCGCCAGCATGATCAAAGTACCCATTATGGCGGGACTTTTCGACAAAATCCAAAAAGGGGAAATAAAGTATCATGACACATGGACTTACAAAGACTCACTACTTTATGCAGGAGAAGACATTTTGGGATCGTTCAAGGATGGCGAAAAGATATCGGTGAGCAAAGTAGCCATGTTGATGATCACCACCAGTGACAATACCGCCTCACTCTGGTGTCAACTCATGGCCGGAACCGGAACAGCGATAAATGCCTTCATGGAAACCAATGGTTTTGCACAAACCCGTGTTAATTCCCGTACCCCCGGACGCGAGGCCATACGAAGCAAATTCGGATGGGGCGTAACCACACCACGCGAAATGACGGAGTTAATGATCCGAATCCGTCAAGGAAAGCTCATTAGTCCGGCTGCCAGTGAAGAAATGTATCGCAACCTAACCCGTATCTATTGGAATGACGAAGCGCTTTCCCAAATCCCCCCTTACGTTCAAGTAGCCTCAAAACAAGGTGCGGTAGATCGCTCGCGCTCCGAGACCGTTCTGGTCAATGCCCCCTCTGGCGATTATGCCTTCACCGTCATCACCAAGAACCAAACTGATACCTTATGGACGTATGACAATGAGGGTTATGTGCTGCTTCGCCGTGTTTCTGCCTTGTTGTGGAAGCACTTTGAACCCAAAAGTCCATGGAAACCTACAGACGGCATGAAGATTTTTTGGGACTGA
- the tagF gene encoding type VI secretion system-associated protein TagF: MLPFCFGKMPAFGDFVRVQATGSDVNQFDQWLQEGIFSGKQHRAPEWDLLWRKAADHHFFYPDATSHRFITGRIQTNRDKAGRLFPISFGIRGELQGLNHNLLPALVLAFHPAYRKVAELMEQPFTDLGFPLVEQMVRTIPIPDHVFFSQAQNHLKLFLDTTTQASFWFGIYGDFKDYRRMDLWHQLFNFIHFARMEKNKKLPGIVLPLSASETVVATEVAFWLSTILRLWGAPVFPTFFWSIPKIKGARRLLVFFDKPSPEAFLALLDNELGLPVVYPMGYGTIVGQAIPYHTREALENPALSLAQLILKIPERI; encoded by the coding sequence ATGTTGCCATTCTGTTTTGGAAAAATGCCCGCCTTTGGGGATTTTGTTCGGGTTCAGGCTACTGGGTCAGATGTGAACCAATTTGACCAGTGGCTTCAAGAGGGTATTTTTTCTGGGAAACAACACCGAGCGCCAGAGTGGGATTTACTTTGGCGTAAGGCCGCTGACCACCACTTTTTTTACCCCGATGCCACCAGTCATCGTTTCATCACCGGACGCATACAAACCAATCGTGACAAGGCCGGTCGGCTTTTTCCCATAAGTTTTGGCATTAGGGGGGAATTACAAGGTCTCAACCACAACCTTTTGCCCGCTTTGGTTTTGGCTTTCCATCCTGCATATCGCAAGGTTGCAGAACTGATGGAGCAGCCCTTCACCGATCTGGGATTTCCACTGGTGGAGCAAATGGTACGCACAATACCTATACCCGACCATGTTTTCTTTTCGCAAGCACAAAACCACCTAAAATTGTTCTTAGATACCACCACACAGGCTTCTTTTTGGTTTGGAATTTATGGGGATTTTAAGGACTATAGGAGAATGGATTTATGGCATCAACTATTTAATTTTATTCACTTTGCACGAATGGAGAAAAACAAAAAGCTGCCCGGAATTGTGTTACCACTTAGTGCCTCGGAAACCGTAGTAGCGACAGAAGTGGCTTTTTGGCTTTCCACGATTTTGCGCTTATGGGGCGCACCTGTTTTCCCAACATTTTTCTGGTCAATACCAAAGATAAAAGGCGCTCGTCGGTTGCTCGTATTTTTTGACAAGCCAAGTCCAGAAGCCTTTCTTGCACTCTTAGACAATGAGTTGGGACTCCCAGTGGTATATCCAATGGGCTATGGAACGATCGTTGGACAGGCTATTCCATATCACACCCGTGAAGCCTTGGAAAACCCCGCCTTAAGTTTGGCACAATTAATCCTAAAAATCCCTGAGCGCATTTAA
- the tssA gene encoding type VI secretion system protein TssA: MENLTPLLEDVLAPIPGDNPAGSRIDPNEDIDFVSIKSEVDKMSLVSGAVDQEKLMEQAKAIAGTQQNVALKGAATTSGTNYALMVSASRNILKNKSKNLLVIAYMNVGLAHEQGAIGLAEGFGALRIFAENFWDNGYPEKKKPRLRGAALNFMMPKLLTWVERYKPQTGDDVALEAIKTHLSFLAGFWMKELNEHAPPTTEFKVGIDKLAKQVSTPPPPPPQPEVVAPIPEQVDAPMETTYETTVSTSAISLPAAFSSIDEAIMAVPQLSSAIRGADRRHPASYRMMRVAMWAGLTAEPANEMLPGPEPHRYNYYLGDLANQDIATVIEEVEGLMQEFPYPLVLDLQRVLVQALEKAGSEYLPAKEAVLTEMALMLQKVPGLPSLRFNDGTPFATPITQTWIEDVVVPFTGSGGGGGGNLMITASEEEQALVAAFKEAQKTIEEVGPATAVAKLQAGMESDISGRARFRRRLMVAILCSKVGYNRIALPILESLDLESEAIGLARWEPALALDVWLNQYRCYKALASEATEDRVFYWQEKMDTILDKMSRTDVRFAMTAIGDRPKTIHRATFSEESHVNLDESFSQNES; the protein is encoded by the coding sequence ATGGAAAACCTTACGCCCCTCTTAGAAGATGTACTGGCTCCCATCCCCGGCGATAATCCCGCCGGTAGCCGCATAGACCCAAACGAAGATATTGATTTTGTGTCCATCAAAAGCGAAGTGGACAAGATGAGTCTTGTTTCCGGCGCGGTGGATCAAGAAAAGCTCATGGAGCAGGCCAAAGCCATTGCGGGAACGCAGCAAAATGTAGCCCTTAAAGGTGCGGCCACCACCTCCGGAACCAATTATGCGTTAATGGTCTCTGCAAGCCGTAATATCCTGAAAAACAAATCCAAGAATCTTCTGGTCATTGCCTATATGAACGTTGGCTTGGCGCATGAACAGGGCGCAATAGGGCTGGCGGAAGGGTTTGGCGCACTACGGATTTTTGCCGAAAACTTTTGGGATAACGGTTATCCGGAAAAGAAAAAACCCCGATTACGAGGCGCAGCACTCAACTTCATGATGCCCAAATTGCTCACATGGGTAGAACGGTACAAACCTCAAACCGGCGACGATGTGGCCTTAGAAGCCATCAAAACGCACCTTTCATTCCTTGCTGGTTTTTGGATGAAGGAGTTGAACGAACATGCCCCGCCCACAACAGAGTTTAAAGTGGGAATAGACAAATTAGCAAAACAAGTCTCTACACCTCCCCCGCCGCCGCCGCAACCGGAAGTCGTCGCACCGATACCAGAACAGGTGGACGCACCAATGGAAACAACCTACGAAACCACCGTCAGTACGTCTGCCATAAGTTTACCCGCCGCATTTAGTTCGATAGATGAGGCGATAATGGCCGTTCCGCAGCTCAGTTCAGCCATCCGTGGGGCAGATCGTCGGCATCCCGCTTCCTATCGGATGATGCGTGTAGCGATGTGGGCTGGCCTCACAGCAGAACCCGCTAACGAAATGTTGCCCGGGCCGGAGCCACACCGTTACAATTATTACCTTGGTGATCTGGCAAACCAAGACATCGCGACCGTTATCGAGGAGGTAGAGGGGTTGATGCAAGAATTTCCGTACCCCTTGGTCTTAGATCTGCAACGGGTTTTGGTTCAGGCGCTCGAAAAAGCCGGAAGCGAATATTTACCTGCCAAAGAAGCGGTCTTAACCGAAATGGCCCTCATGCTGCAAAAAGTACCCGGTTTGCCTTCGCTTCGCTTTAACGATGGTACACCTTTTGCAACTCCCATCACACAAACATGGATTGAGGATGTGGTTGTTCCTTTCACAGGATCTGGGGGAGGCGGGGGTGGTAACCTGATGATTACGGCCAGCGAAGAAGAGCAAGCTTTGGTTGCCGCCTTTAAAGAGGCTCAAAAAACGATCGAAGAAGTTGGCCCCGCAACAGCAGTCGCCAAACTCCAAGCAGGGATGGAGTCCGATATTTCTGGACGCGCACGCTTCCGCCGCCGTCTCATGGTCGCCATTCTTTGTAGCAAAGTAGGTTATAACCGCATCGCATTGCCCATTCTTGAGTCCTTAGACTTGGAATCCGAGGCCATTGGTTTGGCACGCTGGGAACCCGCATTGGCGTTGGATGTCTGGCTGAACCAATATCGTTGCTACAAAGCACTTGCCTCGGAAGCTACGGAAGATCGCGTGTTTTATTGGCAAGAAAAAATGGACACAATTTTGGATAAAATGAGCCGTACAGATGTACGTTTTGCCATGACCGCTATAGGTGATCGTCCAAAAACTATCCATAGAGCCACTTTTAGTGAGGAATCACATGTAAATCTTGACGAATCATTTTCTCAAAATGAGTCTTGA